In the genome of Oenanthe melanoleuca isolate GR-GAL-2019-014 unplaced genomic scaffold, OMel1.0 S023, whole genome shotgun sequence, the window CTGTGATGCCCTTAGATGTCCGGGGCCGCACGCGCGCTACACTGACTGGCTCAGCTTGTGCCTACCCTCCGCCGGCAGGCGCGGGTAACCCGTTGAACCCCATTCGTGATGGGGATCGGGGATTGCAATTCTTCCCCGTGAACGAGGAATTCCCAGTAAGTGCGGGTCATAAGCTCGCGTTGATTAAGTCCCTGCCCTTTGTACACACCGCCCGTCGCTACTACCGATTGGATGGTTTAGTGAGGTCCTCGGATCGGCCCCGGCGGGGTCGGCCACGGCCCTGCCGGAGCGTCGAGAAGACGGTCGAACTTGACTATCTAGAGGAAGTAAAAGTCGTAACAAGGTTTCCGTAGGTGAACCTGCGGAAGGATCATTACCGGTTGGGGGCCGGCGCCTGCCGCGCGTCGTGCCCGCTCCCGTTCGCACGCTCGGCCCCCCGTCTCGTCCGCAGGCCTCGGCCGGCGGTACCGGGGGGCCACACGCCCTTTCCCGACGGGCGCCGCGCGCGCAGCCCCAGAGAGAGAGTGGAAGGCGCGCGGTACGCCCCGCGGGGGGGAAAGACGCTCGGCGCGGCCGAGCGCCACGCGCGCCCGCCACCGTGCGCGCGGGCGGGGCTCACCCCGCGCTACACCGCGCGTCGCGACCGGGCATCGAAGCGTGGCGCCCTCGCCGCCGTCGAGGCCGCATTCCCCCCCCGCTGCGTCGGTCCGCTGCCGGTCCGTCCCCGCCGGAGGGCGGGGGGACGGCCGGCCTCCGAGCCCTCGCCACCGCGGCCGGCGCCGCCGAACGCCGGTCGCCGGTGCTCGCTCCCGCGCGGGCGTCCGCGCGGGCCGCGGCCCGAGTTCTTCCCCGAGCCCGGCTCTCCTTTGGCGCGCTAGAGAGCCGTCCGCGTGTCGGGAGGCAGGGGTCCTCGGCACGGCCCCTCCCGGAGGCGCACCCGCCCGCCTGCCCTCGCCTCTTCGCCCGCCGGGCGACGGCCGGCCGCCCGGCCGTGGCCCATCCGGCGGCCGATGGCAAAAAGGCGAATAGAAGCGGCCCGAAGGGCGGGCGGGAAGGCCTTCGGGGCTCGGAGGAGGCGGCTCCTCCGGCCCGTCCCGCACCGGGGGAGGGGGGAGCTTTTTTGCCGCCCGCCCGGCAAAAAGGTGTCCCGCTCCCGGCCGAGCGGCCCCCTGGCGcggcagagcagctccacggGCCGGGCCCTCCGGGGCCGTTCCGGGTCGCGCCTCTCCGGGCGAGCCGCGCGTGTGTGCGAGCCGCCGCCGGGTGGCGCCGCGGGGCGACGGCCGCGGTCTCCGCTTCCGTCGTCGCCGCGGCCTCTCGGCGGGGCGTGCGCGAGGTTTCGGTTGGCCgggccgcgccccccgcgccggcGGGGCGGCCCGAGCCGCGGCGGTCCTCTCGGGCGCAGCGCCGGGCTACTGAGGGAAACCCCGGGCCCCGAGAAGGATTGCCGCGGTGGTGGCAGCGGACGTCGGGCGCGCCCCCGCCCGTGGAAGCTCCCCCGAAGGTGGCAGCGGGGGAGGCACCCAGGCGGGGCCATGCAGGTCGTTTCCCTCGCCCCAGGGTCAGGTACCTAGCGCTCCGCGCCTCGGCGGCGGTCCCCGGGTGTTCCCCTCGGCGTCGTCACACGTCCGTTGGGGGCCGAAAGGGCCCCGCCGCGGCCGGGCGGAGGTTTAAAGACTCGGGCGGCTCGGCACGGCCCCccgccgcggcggcggcggtggcggcggcggcggcagcgggtGTTGCCGGGCCGGTGGCGCGCGGCGCCATCCGGGGGTGGGGAGCTACTCCCGCCGATCCCCCGCGATGGTGTCCGTCGCGACCGGGCCGCGCTCTGTCCCGCTCTCGTTCGCCGGCGTCCCGCCGCGCGCCCGCGCGCGGGGGGGGGGCACCCGTGCCGCGCCAGGGAGGGGCGCCCTGCCCCCCCCTCTCTGCGGCCCCGGTCTCGGCGGAGAGGCCGCGGCGCGCGATCCGGCCGCGGGGCCGACCCGCTCGCCTCTCGACACGGGGCGACGCCGGCAGAGGGCGCGTGCCCTCTGCCCTACCTCGGCTGCGGGGTTGCGGCCGCCGGGGCCCGCCACGCTCTCGCCTCTTGGCCGCCGCCGCGGCCTCGCGTGCGGCGCCGCGTCAGGCCGCGACCGTGCCTCTCTTCCCTCGACGGCCTTCTCCTCGAAGGCCCGCCGGCGAGTGCCGCCCACCGGCCATCGCTGTGTCTCGACCGCTCCTTCCTCCCGGGGGTGAGCGCTCGGCGGTCCCCCTCCGTCGTCACCGGAGGCCCGGCGAGTGCGGGTTGCGGACCCCCGTGCCGAGTGCGGCGGCGTCGCCGCTCGGACGAGTGTCCCCCCCGGGGGATGGTCTGCCGGAAGGCGCCCGCCGTCGCCGGCGGCCGTCCCGGCCCGGGCTCCGTCCGTCGCTTCCCCGTTGCCCTTCTCCGGCCGCGTGTGGGCCGAAGGTAGGCGTgcgggggcggccgcgggggcgCTTCCCCGTCCCGGTCCCCGAGTGGAAACGAGGGGAGCGGGCGTAGCCCCCCGGCTCAGCCGCCGTACGCCTGCCGCTGGGCGCGAGCCCGCGGGAAGGGAGTTCCCGACGGTGCGAAGCGGCGGCGGTCCCGGGAGTGCGGCCCCGGCGGCGGTGGGTCTTGCCGACCGGCAGGCCTCCGGCGCTCGCGACGCCGGCTCGGGTCTCGGGGGCGGCCCCGCCTCCCGGGTTACCCCCCGGTTGCGCGTTCGGAGTGCGGCCCCCGCCGGACTTTCGCCCTTAGGGCGGTGGGAAGCGGTCCCGCGCAGGGGTTGCTCCGGTGGATCGGTAGTCGCCGCGCGGCGTCTCCGGGCGTTGTAAGGCCGCTGGGAAGAGAGAGCCCGGCCGCGCGGTTGGCGCGGCGGCGTTCCGCGAGTCCGCGGCCGTCGGTCAAGGCGAAGGTTGCGAGCGTGAGCGGGGGCCGGCGGTCGCGCCCCCGCGGCCGCGAAGGCGTGTTGTTCCCGTGAGCGAGGCCGGGCGGGCCGCCGTCCCTCGGCCGGTCCGTCGCGTTGCTTCTCCGTGCGGAGGTCGGGCCGAGCCCGGGCGCCTGGGCCGCCTCCGAAGAGACAAGGGCATGCCGAGGCGGCGTCTCCCCTTGCGGGGGGAGGCGGTCGGGGGCGCGGGCCCCCCCGCCTTTTTTTGCCGAGCTTCGGAGCGAAACGTGGGGTTTTcgcttttttcccctcctccgTTTGTCGTTGTGCTCGTACGGTCGAGGCGGGGCGCGTGGGGCGCGCGTCCTTGCCAAAACGAAGGGGGCCGCTCCGCGCGAGCGGTCCCGGCCCCTCCGCGCGTGCGGGGTCGGTGCCGAAAGCCAGACAACTCTTAGCGGTGGATCACTCGGCTCGTGCGTCGATGAAGAACGCAGCTAGCTGCGAGAATTAATGTGAATTGCAGGACACATTGATCATCGACACTTCGAACGCACTTGCGGCCCCGGGTTCCTCCCGGGGCTACGCCTGTCTGAGCGTCGCGTGACGATCAATCGCCGCCCGGGGGCCGCCCCGGCGGCGCGGCTGGGGTCGCCTCGCAGGTCCGTTGCCCGCGGtaggcggcggcggcggcggcggcggcggcgtcGTCCCGGCCGGTGCCCGGAGGGAAGGCGGTGTCCGGGGGTTCGGCGAGGGAAGCGTTTCCCTCGGCGGCCTCGGCCCTCTTTCCCTGCGGCCCGGCGGGGCTTCGTCGTCGTCGCGGTCGTCGTCGCCGCTGCTTCCGCGCAGGGCCTTCGTCCCCCTAAATGCAGACTCGGGGAGCGCTCCGTAGCTCCCCGCTCCCGGAACGAGCCGCTGGGGCGGAGCTCGTCCTTGCCGGGGCCGTGCCGCGCg includes:
- the LOC130266344 gene encoding basic proline-rich protein-like, with the translated sequence MSRAPPRGGDSERTESERESERERERERERQERRRRRRLPSRRREPKRSAAETALTRDPAGRAASRRPRRRDGEKGDGLADAPGTATEDSGKEEQGYDPRPRRSRLACARQHTARYPRGTHPQTAARTGVEPGGEARASPPLSRPLSDHGGVFETPSSLSLSPRPPPPHRAARPRQGRAPPQRLVPGAGSYGALPESAFRGTKALRGSSGDDDRDDDEAPPGRRERGPRPPRETLPSPNPRTPPSLRAPAGTTPPPPPPPPPTAGNGPARRPQPRRRGGPRAAIDRHATLRQAGDAASACPCLFGGGPGARARPDLRTEKQRDGPAEGRRPARPRSREQHAFAAAGARPPAPAHARNLRLDRRPRTRGTPPRQPRGRALSSQRPYNARRRRAATTDPPEQPLRGTASHRPKGESPAGAALRTRNRGVTREAGPPPRPEPASRAPEACRSARPTAAGAALPGPPPLRTVGNSLPAGSRPAAGVRRLSRGATPAPLVSTRGPGRGSAPAAAPARLPSAHTRPEKGNGEATDGARAGTAAGDGGRLPADHPPGGTLVRAATPPHSARGSATRTRRASGDDGGGPPSAHPREEGAVETQRWPVGGTRRRAFEEKAVEGREARSRPDAAPHARPRRRPRGESVAGPGGRNPAAEVGQRARALCRRRPVSRGERVGPAAGSRAAASPPRPGPQRGGGRAPLPGAARVPPPRARARGGTPANESGTERGPVATDTIAGDRRE
- the LOC130266343 gene encoding proline-rich protein HaeIII subfamily 1-like, which codes for MAPPGCLPRCHLRGSFHGRGRARRPLPPPRQSFSGPGVSLSSPALRPRGPPRLGPPRRRGGRGPANRNLAHAPPRGRGDDGSGDRGRRPAAPPGGGSHTRAARPERRDPERPRRARPVELLCRARGPLGRERDTFLPGGRQKSSPLPRCGTGRRSRLLRAPKAFPPALRAASIRLFAIGRRMGHGRAAGRRPAGEEARAGGRVRLREGPCRGPLPPDTRTAL